A stretch of DNA from Gambusia affinis linkage group LG24, SWU_Gaff_1.0, whole genome shotgun sequence:
accatGGCaacgaaacaaaaacaaaccatcttccctccacttcctgttgtcgtctttgTCGATTTCACCAGTagaaacatccagctgttgatcatcAGTcatgtgatgcgaaaaaagtgttgatgttgcagttttgtggCACACATCTGTTTCCATACGCTTGAAAAAaccaccaaaaacatttttacagaaaaacaagttttttttgttttttttttttggtttatttttaaccttGGTGTTTCTATTAAGCAACCTTATTTTTCTAATCTCAGGCGGCTGATGGAGACGCAGCTACTGAGCAAGTAATTGCacaatttgcttaatggaaaggcgttaattaaaaataaaattctcgCTGATTGGTGAAAGGTTTTGGCATTAGGATGAGGTGGgttcattttgcaaaactgaaagtctcatgatcaacaactggatgttgccactggtgcAGAACATGAAGAATACAACAGGAAGTACATGAAGAATGATGTTACTGCGTGAACAAACTTAATCacgtgtgatttttttttttaatacagttttcttatttattacaaacaccacaattacaaaatagtgttttttttaacatttgcattAATATTGTCAAGAGTTTTGcatacatttgtaatggaaacgcagctctTCACCATCTTCCTGTTTCACACTCTCATGTTTGCGCGCgcgcgtttgtgtgtgtgtgtgtgtgtgtgtgtgtgtcttctgTTGCTACTGCGTCTCCTGTGTTGTCTGTGCTTATTCAGGCGTCCAGCTGCTTTATTTATCTAACTTGTCAGTCATTTCAGAGGCTCACACTAACACGTCGATGCTTCTTGAGGGGGCCATTTGAAGAGAATGTGGACAAACTTTTTGCCTCTTATTGTTGTGTTGAAATGACTAAATCTGAGTTGAATAATTACACAATTAATTGCTTAAATGATGATTTGATTTGTCACAAATATGTTTGcgtaaagaagaaaacaagccGGAGTGTGcattgtttgtgtctgtgtgtgtgtgtgtgtgtgtgtgtgtgtgttttgacacGTCTTGCCGCCTCGTCAGCAGCAGTGGGAGCAGCGGAGGAAGCCACCCCAGCAGCAGTCGCAGCAGCAGCCGAGAGAACAGCGGCAGTGGCAGCGTGGGCGTGCCCATCGCCGTGCCGACACCTGCCCCGCCCACAGTATTCCCAGGTAACCCTGGGCATCCTTTAACCTCCTCGGCCGGAAACTAACTGAACTAATCCGAGCGTCTGGTTATACTTCAGATCTGCTGTACTTCCCCTCCCTCacctgtctttttttgtttccttccttccttcattcctttcttccttcctgacCTGTAACCCCCCACTTTTACCCATCAGGTTCAGCCCCTCTCCCACCTAACACGGCCAAATCTCCCCCTAACACTGCCACCACCCCCGGGCCACCTCCTTCTGTCCTAGACGGCCCACAACAGGCCCCTAACCCCTCTGTAGAGATCCCGCCTGTGCCCCCACCCCCTCCTCAGCTCCCTGCCTCCATGGCCCCCTCAGGCACCGGCCCCACTTCTTATGGCAACCCCGCACAAGGTGAGTGGGAGAAGCTCACCCTGCACGCCCCCACCCTTCATCCCACCGCCCCATACTTGGTACGTCCATGTCTGTCTTGTAAACGTTCCTCACTGCTATCAAAGAGTCGCTGGGTTTTCTCTGGATGTTGTCCGGTGTGTTTGTGTCTAGAGGTCAGAAACAAACGCACCGAGATGCAACTTGCTCTTTATTATGTagtaatgtcttttttttaagctttacatcatgGTTTAATGTTATTCCCCCATCagaacatacctggagtgtttccttttttccccccttatgtttgagaaatcttttaatctcccatggcaaccattcagctgtgtaaacCGCCTGGGGCAACCAAGCTTTGaaatgcagctcctcctcaaagcctcagtttccaagcttccaagCTGTGACTcccccactcggctccttcagactagccaggagcaattagcaaacaactgTGAACAACTTCTCAGTGAAACCCggagaaaaatgttgtttaaaggTTTAATAGAGGAGCGGCGTTGTGATGAcgtcctgaaggcggagtttcagaagaagcaggagcttcttaaagagacagaagcccaatttcaaggcattaaatcatgaaatcaaatgtcttttaaagctagatagataaatctttattgtcattgtcacaagaacaacaaaatttaaaggggcagtatcaggCACATATTGCCATATAAAAATATTccatatattaaatatgatagtaacaacttccacacagAAGAGTGTTGAAATACACCTAGAAATATGCAAAGAAGTTGCGGCTCAGTCTAATCACTTCATTTCTGAGCGTTTGTCAGCGTTTGTAGCCCCTCAGATGTCCCATCATCCTCCTCACTGCGTCTGGTGAGACGTTGTGTTGTTCTGATGTAAAATGCACGAACCgtcttttctcttttgtccccgtttgttttctgtttgttgtatTTAGCTTTTTTACCTCTCCTGCTGGTGCCCTAAAAGGCAGATTCTTGACTTTTCTCATCTCAAACATCATGAATCATTTAGGTTTTCCTTCAGAGTCATTTGAATTTCTGTCTATGTATATAAGATAAATAACAGATGGCATATATTTAGTTTAATATAACTTAATCATACGGTATTTAATTAGCACCTAGCATCTGTTTGTAAGTTGTTTAAATGTTGCAGAATTAGCCAAGTGTTaatgtttgtaatttctttcaCCAACTGAGGAgtctctgctgccccctgctgtcgTCTGTCGATAGGTGCGCCTCAGTTCTACAGCATGAACCGCCCGGCGCAGCAGCAGCCCCAGAACCCCCAGGTCGGGGGGTCTCTGCCGTTCCGCCGGCCCTCGTCGGTCACGGGCCAGCCCAACACGGCCCACCACAACCAGAGCCAGCTCAACGGGGGGCCGCACTTCGCCCAGAACCAAGGTAACACAGAACGGGTCCAAACTCGCTTCGTCACAAAACTCCCAGGCATTTTTATTAGGGTTTCATGGGACAAAGCAGCACATAACTGTGGTAGAGGATTAGATATTGTTGCATACAATTTTTTAGTCTTTAGAACGTTTATAAAATCATCTGTCCTTTTCCTTCTACGTAACATTTATGACTGAGGTGAGCTACTTAAAATACAAGACTTTGTAGGAGGGGCTTTTCCATTTCTGCTGCTTGACAcaaataaagcttttatttccatttgtccTTCTTTACTTTCTATATTGAAGCTTTTAGCTTGTAGAGGAAACTGATCTCTGgcttgtttctcttttattaaatcatttccTGTCCGACTCTGATGCTTCGTATCGACATCAGTCACTCTttcacttagtttttttttttttcttattgcaatattttgtcCTGTGTTCTCTGCCAGAAATTGTCAACTTGATAAAGAGCTTTTTATGTTCTCCTTTCAAATGTATTCACTTTACCAACACTGAAATTGAGATAGCAAACATCAAATGAATATTCGGAGACTCTACTTTTTCTGTGGAGCCTCTGCTCCTCTTTCTCTGATCTTTAACTCTGTTGTGCTTCTCTTGTATTCTCTAACCTCCTGCTGGTGTCTCATTGTGTGTACTGGTGCTAGCAGGCCCACACGCGCCCCCTCCCCCATCCATGCAGATCACCCCGCAGCTGCCTCTCATGGGCTTTGTGGCCCGAGTTCAGGAGACTAGTAAGTAGCGTTTTAGCGCCTTGCTCCCTCTACGTGACCTTGGCTTCCTCATCGGctgctgtctgtctctgtttcttgCTGTCCTGTCCACCAACATTCAGACTAAAACTGCAGGAATTAAGTTTGAGACGTTAAAAGTGAATTTGGGATAGCTGCGGGTTTCTGTGGCATGTCACTGTGgaattattcttttattttccatgcATCATATTTGTGTCTATGTCAGCATGTCTCTTTTTGAACCCGCATGGCACCTTTGTGTTTACGTCCTGAACCCTTCAGCGTTTTCTCGGTCGCCTCTTTCCTTCAACATGAGTCGCCTGGCGTTCCCTGTAGTTTCAGACGTGCCGCCTCCACCGCCGCCCTCTGACGAGCCGGTGTTCGAAGAGCCCACCCCTCCCCCTCCTCCGCCCGAGGACtatgaggatgaggaggaggaagaggagtcgGCGGTGGTGGAGTACACCGACCCCTACGCCGAGGAAGACCCACCATGGGCCCCACGCAACTACCTGGAGAAAggtttgtgttctttttttaatttttttatctgagtttattttgtttcgGATACGTTTTTATGTtccaaaactgaactttgacctccTGAAGCAAGGAGAGCATCCACCTCTTCTCATTTCTTCTCAATGCTACTGAAATTTGAATTTGCTTCAAAGCtggaaaaccaaacagtttCAATGAACTTGAATGTTTGTTCTGGGATATTTAACAGCAGTCAAATATCCCAACTCCCCCAGAAGCTGTTTTCCGATGTTCAAATCTACGCTTTGTACGTCTTTGTTCCCTCGCCTCAGTGGTGGCCATTTACGACTACAGCCGCGACAAAGAAGACGAGCTGTCCTTCCAGGAGGGCGCCATCATCTACGTGATCAAGAAGAACGACGACGGCTGGTTTGAGGGAGTGATGAACGGGACCACGGGTCTCTTCCCCGGTAACTATGTGGAATCCATCATGCACTACGCCGACTGAGCAGCCCTCCTCTGATCGGAGCGGGCGGAGACGTGGATCAGACGGAGCACGACCTCCATCCGAGCGAAGCCGTTGTAAAGCACACGACAAACTGAGGTCATTCTTTCGACATAGTTGTCGCCATTGTAAAACAACCACTGCTCTAGATATATCCTCCCTtgtaatgtttctttctttctttgaccAAACAGGAGTGTTAAGTTATGAAGCCactacagtttgtttttttgggttttttttccgttttgttgttgtttaccaAGTCGCCCTTactttaaacaatatttatttgtagTCGAAGAAAGGGCTGGAGGAAAATGCCTTCATGTGTAGATTTCTCCTCAACACTCCAGAGACAACAAGATCCTCAATaagtgggggaggggggagggggttGGGTTTCCAGATTTCCAGTCGGGTACCTCAGGGACGGTGCCAAAGCTGAGCAAGACAAGCACACAGGATGTCTTAACGTGACGTCTGTAGGCAAAACGAGTGCTTTAGGTGAGAGTTCGGATCGTTTTCTGCAAAGTTTCATTTGACGAAACGCAACGTTTCAGGCAGGCGGGTCGATTCGTGCTTCACTTCGCAAGCCGGCGTGCGATTTCCGAAGAGAAGGAATCCTCATCCAGCCCTGGAATAACGCGTGTTTTTTGGAAGgggagcattttatttttctttcttttctttttttttttatggttttgctTGCAGAGCGTCGGactgcatgttttctttcctattGATTACCGTCTTAATATTTTCAGATATGGTGTGGTTTGGTTTTTCTATATTCGCCCTCTTACTCAGACGACGACGTCATCTCTCGGTCATCTCTCGGTCATCTCTCGGTCATCTCTCGGTCATCTCTCGGTCATCTCTCGGTCATCTCTCGGTCATCTCTCAGACGCTTGTGCCATATTGAAGTGTGTGTTGCTGTTCAGAGGTTATCAATCACTTCATTCGCAATAAAAGTCGCCGGTGGGGGTTTGAGGGACTGGTactaaaatgcaaaactttCTCAGCTTCTCCCCCCCTGAGTCGTTTCAAATCGAAAGCACATAcgtttgtaataaaaaaaaacaaaaaaaggtgtagaagaagaaataatatAACTGTGAGATGTATTATGTCCTCACGGATGGACTTGTCGAATATGAAAAGAAGCCAGCTGTCGCGTTGAAATGGTTTTAGCGGCCAtactgagcaaaaaaaataaataaaattcacttgtCCTCCGTATAGTTCAATACGCTTGGCCGTTGGGTGTTTCCACCATGTCaggatctttattttttattttaaatggagaaaaaaaaaaaacagaaataagtgGGTCTGTATGTGAGTCTTGCATGCCATTGTTCTGATCTGTAAACCTACATGGCGAGATCACCCATTTCTAAGAAAAAGACGAGCCGCCCTGACCAGTAACAACCAGCCTCATCCAAAGAGACTGTCTAACTTCAAGCCCACGTCCGAGGAGTCGCTCTCTGACCTGAAAGTAGCCATCATTACGTCACCCGTGGACCATTATGTGCAAGCTGCTAGTGAATCCAGCAGGCGGGATATTTACGTAACACTACATAGATGACACTAAACGGTCAAAACTTACATGTAAGGCCTTTGGCCTGCAGGATTCACAACCTTCTGGAGTCACGGATGTCCCTTAGGACGTCAGGTTAACAGTCCATAATGCCATTGTGTTGCACAGTCAAAGTTGAATTGCAGAAGTATCATATTTGTAAAATCATGAGaacaaagacaataaagttATTAAGATTTACTGGTGCGCACGTGTCTATTTTTGTGGCTCAGATTTAAGGAGGTTGATTGTAAACATGGTTCTGGGGTGAAGTTAGCTGGTTTGGCTAATTAAGGATGAGCAGCTTTCGCTTTGTAAATCTCATTCCCTCTACATGTGAAGCTTGTTGCtgaggtctaaaaatcaaccactgtcttCTCTCCTGTGAGAAAGGTTTGACTGTTTCAGGCACTTAAAAGTCACCAATGTGTATTTTTTCGGTTTGGCCACTAGATGGGGCTGTGGCCCAAGTATTGCTGGATTTCAGATTACGTAATGCAAACGTCACGCAAAAAGGAAATGGAGCCTGTTTACTTCTGTTAATCCAAGTTCAAGATGCCTGTTCTAATAGAGAGAAAGATCAATGTTTCGTGTTCCCGACGTAGTTGAACACAAGGGAGTTGGATTTAAAAATACGTGTCGAAGAAGGACGAGAAAAGTGGATCAACAATCTACGGATAAAAGCAGGAGTTGCAGAAACTAACAACGCCGGAGTTTGCAGCGACCACTTTCCAACAGGTAGGAATGGCGTcgtttaaattgtattttcagataCTTTGGACAGTTACTTAGAAAGACGGGCGTGTGTaaggtaaaatatatttttacgcCCTAGCTTCGTTGTTCCCGGAAAAGGTTTTGAGTGCTACTGTTGTTAGCAGCTAGCTTAGTGCGCAGCAGGTGACGTAGATTCCCAAGATTGGCACCCTACTGTGTGACCATTTCCAGAAGGACCTCGCTACAGtaaacagaaaggggcggggacgGACCACTGTCAGTCTCATACCTTATGTGGTAAAGGGGACCACTGCACTGCGGAAGTGAAGGGGGTGCTATTTCATATATTATCCGCGGTCTcccgttttattttattttgaaatctggGGAAAACATTCATCTTCAGGAAGGAGTTCCACTGTCGtctcttttatttactaaaGCGCAACTTAGTTTTCTAGCAAATTCTGTAGCTTTctgtgtacttttttttttttttttctgtgtgctcCTTAGTTGCATTTTTCGGGTTTGCTACTGGGGGTAGTAACACGAGTaactaaattgaattaaaatccCTCAAAGTCTTCATTGTTTACTGCTAATTCCGCTATCATTGGCTCAGTAAAAGGTAAATTCTCCAATAAAACACCATTTTCACTTTCTTAAGGATGTAGGGctaattaaattacataaacGAGATCTAAAAGTCATTCCAGTTTAATTCTATGGCCACCCTGTTGAAGCTGTAgcaaattttaaatactttgtcATTCTTGGGCAGCCAGCTCAACTTTGCTGAAAACGCTAACtatatatttaagaaatgttctCAGAGTCTCTTATCTCTTAAGAACTAGTGATCGTGGGGTTACCCAACTAGAGGTTGTGTTCAAGACAATGTTGagtgttttaacttttcatctcCTCTGCTGACACGAGATGCAGACAaacttttaagaatattttccaTAGCAGGTAAATAGTGGAGAAACCAAAGACAACTTTGTCTCaactgtttgctgctgaaagaACAGGGAACAGCAGGGAATATTTTAGCAGATGGCACCTAAGGCAACCTCTGGCAACTAACATCTAGTAGAAGTGATTATTGACAGTGCAATAATCGCTATTGACCACACTagataacatttatttactctATACACAAATTATAGATATTGTGATTCTatgaatgtgtttaattttgtcGTTTTGGAGATTGTAATGAAGGTGTTCATTACTtgtataaaaacacttaaaagggGTTGAATGATGAGACAAATacaaattgaagtattttattgttgtgttttgtgtagTGGCATCTCAGCTGGAACTGATGgtgtcctgttaaaataaaacaaacaaatggatgggtTTTGAAATTgtctgaaataaactgaaatgtttgtagatGTGGCTtacctctgtctcttcctctgctgGGTGTTCAGGCTAAAAGATTCCCCGGGGGCCTGAACACCTTATAAAGGTTCCGGAAGAGACCAAATGCAGATGGAAGAGGGGTAGCGATGGAACTATACATTTTAGAAGTTTAATgattggatttatatttatagaaaggtattttagaaatgaaatggctgattaaaaatgaagagtgttgttattattatggtgaagatttagttgttttgtcaAGATTGTCTGTGTATAGGTATTTTGTCCTACCTTGTTTCTTGGTGGGGTTGTTAATGGGAGCAGCCAGGGACTATAAAAACCTGTATGTTGGCCACATTGCAGGGTAGTAGGTGTGGCTGCTGCTGAGACCCATGGCCATTGTAAGCAGGATTGTCTTTATGTTAAATGTTGGAGAATAAACACCTGGTTGGTCTGCACTATTTCTCTGCTTCAAGACTCCTCTGTAAACCAGCCGCTAAGGGCCATCCTAACGGAGATGAAGGAAAATTTCCACCTCGATGGACTAAATAgtttctatttaattttgttctatGTGTAAGACGCTACCAGCAAAAATTCTCTTGGAATAATTTGgcatcacaaaagaaaaaaaatgaatttttgcTCGAATTTAAcaaccatatttttttttttttgtgaacccagttaatttgttctttattgACTTTTGCTCAATTAAGTTTCTTAGGAAtaaatcatgttgttttttatgtctccttatttcttttattcctcCTATAATTGATGGAGACATACAGTTATTTATAATGTGTAAAGGTCTTGTTTAAGTATTTCAATTAGCCCTGAAtccttaagaaaatgaaaaagtatgGTGTTAGAGAATTTATCCATTTATGGTGCCAGTAATGCCGGAATTAATAATAACgactttgatattttgatgTGGCGATGTAGTTATGTTGCTACACCACTAGCAACGAAAAGATGCAactaaggagcagatttagaagtacaGAGAAAGTTACAGAATTTAAGAACTGAGCTCTGCTAAAGCTCACGGTTCTTGCTGACAGAGGAACTCCATCCTAAAGATGAAGATATATCTCAGAtttcataagaaaataaagtttttattttcttttgaaatctgtgatattTCTTCCCCTTTAGGAAGGTGTTTCACTCTCGGCATATATTTTAACTTCTCTCTTATTTACTTCAGCGCAGCTCAGTTTTTAGCAAAATCTGTAGCTTTTCTAAGTGCTTTCTAAATCTGCTTCTTAATCGCATCTTTTTTTGGCCTgctactgcctctagtggcgtgggGGTGGTAGCACAATGTGGTAATTAcattactaaatcagaatagcacaaagtctttattatttatgatttattctGGCATTACTGGAACCGTAAAATATAAATTCCCTCACAAAAGTAGACACCGTTTCATTTTCTTAAGGAAGTAGAGCTAATTAAAAGAGATAAACAAGACCTGAAAGTGGTCAACTTGTTGAAACTGTGGCAAATTTTAAATTCCTTGTGTCATTCCTGGACAATCAGCTCAACTTGGCTAAAACAAGTCTCTTTAAGAACTTAGAGTTCTTAAAGAGAACTTTGAGAACTCTTGACGTTCTAACCATAATTTTAGAACTTTAAGAGTTCTTAAAGTTCTCTTTAAGAGCTTTAAGGAGAAGTTCTAAAGTAGCTATTTTGCTTAGCTACTGCTGATATTCCTTATTTAAATATAACCTATAATTTCCCCCGAATTCCTTTGTTTTGCATTCATTGAAGAAATAGTTGGTCAAAAGAGGTAATCTGCTTCCCAAAATTATGTAAAGGTTCATTAAGAGAAGAACTTAAAAAGTTCTTAAAGTCCTTCTCTTTAAGAACTCTTAAAGTCCTTCTCTTTAAGAACTCTTAAAGTCCTTCTCTTTAAGAACTTTAAGAGTTCTTAAACCAATGTGTTAGCCAAGTTGAGCTGACTGTCCAGGAATGACACAAGGAATTTAAAATTTGCCACAGTTTCAACAGGTTGGCCATTAAGTGAAACTGGAACCACTTTCAGGTCTTGTTTATCTCTTTTAATTAGCTCTACTTCCTTAAGAAAATGAAACGGTATCTACTTTTGTGAGGGAATATATATTTTACGGTTCCAGTAATGCCagaataaatcataaataataaagactttgtgctattctgatttagtaatgTAATTACCACATTGTCTAGTACAACCTCTATTTAGGTAGAGGTTGTAGAGGTTTGTAGGTtgaatcaaaatgttaaaacttaacatttattttgttcctcCTATAATCGATGGAGATATGTGGAAATTATTTATGATGTATTGTTATTTAATTAGCTGTACAtccttaagaaaatgaaaatatatggTGTTTTATaagataatttatcttttaaggTGCCAGAAATGCCtaaattaatagtaaataaagaGTTTGTGGTATTCTGATTTAGCaatataattatattagttgtgctaccacccccacgccactagaggcagtagcAGGGCCGAAAAGAAGCGactaaggagcagatttagaagttcaCCGAAACTACAGAATTTTCtaaaaactgtgagctgcgCTGAAGTAAATAAGAGAGAAGTTAAAATACATGCTGAGTGAAACAACTTCCTGAAGGTGAAAATatatcagatttaaaaagaaaaaattaaaacggGAGGCCGcggataatataggaaatagcgcccccttgaCTTCCGAagtgcaatggtcccatttccaaataaagtGAGACTGACAGTGGTTCGTCCCCgtccctttctgtttgctgcagcgaggtccTTCTTGGTGTACTTGGCAATAGGCGCCAAATGTGTAGTTTTTGGGTTTGGCCACTAGATGGTGCTGAGGGACTCCGAGGGTGACACCAGGTGTTGACTCTTCCACTGCAGTTTTTGACCGCTACAGTGGAATCTTTAATATTACAGTTTACCTCGGAGTTTCTGGGTTTGTGCACAAATTTTCTCGTCTGAATTgagtaaaatctaaatttgcACATCAAGAAGACCTTTGTGACCGACTTTACATACGTTAGCTCCTCAGCACGTCATAAAACAgcttaaatgtcagaaataaagCAGGGAGGCAGTCAACATAACGGCATGCTTTATTGATGTACAGTAAAGCATTTTATAGTACAGTAGTAAGGCATACATTTGATGGACTCTGATATGTTGTAAAGTACCaaagtatttgaaaaaaaattaggtGAAAATGACattctttgaaaaagaaaaagaaataaatcaacttgGGTCCAAATTTCAAACTCACTGGGTCATGCTGCAGGAATCTGATGAAACAActaatttattacaaattaagatttagttttttttcttttagtcacATGTTAATATCAGAGCAAAGCCAACCTGCTTTGaaccaaagacaaaatgtaacaaaaaaccAGATTAGGTTTGACAGAACATTCAGCGTCCACCAGTGTTCAATTAGAAAtatctttttgatttttactaATCTTGGAGTGTGGAACTGATTAGAGGTCAAACTAACATCCAAACTTCACGTGAGGTTGTTGAGTTAATAACAGGTAATAACAGTTAAAATGTAACCTATGCTGCATGGATCAAGGCATTGACTGTTAAAGTTTCTAGTCTGAGGAAGACTTTTCTTTCTCCGTGTGAAATGGGAGCAGattcattcttcttctttagacgatagaaaaaaaacaacaacttggtTTTGCACTTGAACACTTTGACCTTTTGAGCAGCCAAgccacaaatctgacctttgaGGGAAATGACACATTTGTAGTTGTAACAAGACAGATGTAAGATTTGTGAAAGTCAAGTGATGAGCTGCAAATCAACGTGTTGAATTTGTTTACCtagtaaaaagttaaaaaacccaaaaactcaacagcgccctctggtgACTTTCTGAAAACTCTTCTCAATGCAATGAggcgtttttcttttttttaatctttgctttACTGTTAGGATCAGCAGAGCTTGTACTGTCCAAAATATTAATgtccaaaaaaccaaaacaaactgttatGAAGTTTTAGGcaccacacactcacacacacaaagagaacTGCCTCTTAGAAAACACCCCCATTGTTACAATCGTTTGAAACTAGTGAGAAATGCTTCAGCTCATTTCCCCAGTTAGAAAGAGATAGCAAATATATGAGGACACTGAAGACGCCGTCTCTGTTTCTCAACCCCGCTTCTCGTTTTATACAATTGCATAGAAGTTTA
This window harbors:
- the abi2b gene encoding abl interactor 2b isoform X24 encodes the protein MAELQMLLEEEIPAGRGALLDSFTNLERVAEYCESNYVQSPDKQRALEETKNYTTQSLASVAYLINTLANNVLQMLDIQASQLRRMESSINHISQTVDIHKEKVARREIGILTTNKNTSRTHKIIAPANPERPVRYIRKPIDYSLLDDMGHGVKASAQNMKTGGGVLPRTNPPTQKPPSPPMSGKGTLGSSGSSGGSHPSSSRSSSRENSGSGSVGVPIAVPTPAPPTVFPGAPQFYSMNRPAQQQPQNPQVGGSLPFRRPSSVTGQPNTAHHNQSQLNGGPHFAQNQAGPHAPPPPSMQITPQLPLMGFVARVQETISDVPPPPPPSDEPVFEEPTPPPPPPEDYEDEEEEEESAVVEYTDPYAEEDPPWAPRNYLEKVVAIYDYSRDKEDELSFQEGAIIYVIKKNDDGWFEGVMNGTTGLFPGNYVESIMHYAD
- the abi2b gene encoding abl interactor 2b isoform X15 — encoded protein: MAELQMLLEEEIPAGRGALLDSFTNLERVAEYCESNYVQSPDKQRALEETKNYTTQSLASVAYLINTLANNVLQMLDIQASQLRRMESSINHISQTVDIHKEKVARREIGILTTNKNTSRTHKIIAPANPERPVRYIRKPIDYSLLDDMGHGVKASAQNMKTGGGVLPRTNPPTQKPPSPPMSGKGTLGRHSPFRTLEPVRPPVVPNDYVSSPTRNTAPPQQSPAHTASVNQRNRTYSSSGSSGGSHPSSSRSSSRENSGSGSVGVPIAVPTPAPPTVFPGAPQFYSMNRPAQQQPQNPQVGGSLPFRRPSSVTGQPNTAHHNQSQLNGGPHFAQNQAGPHAPPPPSMQITPQLPLMGFVARVQETISDVPPPPPPSDEPVFEEPTPPPPPPEDYEDEEEEEESAVVEYTDPYAEEDPPWAPRNYLEKVVAIYDYSRDKEDELSFQEGAIIYVIKKNDDGWFEGVMNGTTGLFPGNYVESIMHYAD
- the abi2b gene encoding abl interactor 2b isoform X4, whose product is MAELQMLLEEEIPAGRGALLDSFTNLERVAEYCESNYVQSPDKQRALEETKNYTTQSLASVAYLINTLANNVLQMLDIQASQLRRMESSINHISQTVDIHKEKVARREIGILTTNKNTSRTHKIIAPANPERPVRYIRKPIDYSLLDDMGHGVKASAQNMKTGGGVLPRTNPPTQKPPSPPMSGKGTLGRHSPFRTLEPVRPPVVPNDYVSSPTRNTAPPQQSPAHTASVNQRNRTYSSSGSSGGSHPSSSRSSSRENSGSGSVGVPIAVPTPAPPTVFPGSAPLPPNTAKSPPNTATTPGPPPSVLDGPQQAPNPSVEIPPVPPPPPQLPASMAPSGTGPTSYGNPAQGAPQFYSMNRPAQQQPQNPQVGGSLPFRRPSSVTGQPNTAHHNQSQLNGGPHFAQNQAGPHAPPPPSMQITPQLPLMGFVARVQETISDVPPPPPPSDEPVFEEPTPPPPPPEDYEDEEEEEESAVVEYTDPYAEEDPPWAPRNYLEKVVAIYDYSRDKEDELSFQEGAIIYVIKKNDDGWFEGVMNGTTGLFPGNYVESIMHYAD
- the abi2b gene encoding abl interactor 2b isoform X17, whose protein sequence is MAELQMLLEEEIPAGRGALLDSFTNLERVAEYCESNYVQSPDKQRALEETKNYTTQSLASVAYLINTLANNVLQMLDIQASQLRRMESSINHISQTVDIHKEKVARREIGILTTNKNTSRTHKIIAPANPERPVRYIRKPIDYSLLDDMGHGVKASAQNMKTGGGVLPRTNPPTQKPPSPPMSGKGTLGRHSPFRTLEPVRPPVVPNDYVSSPTRNTAPPQQSPAHTASVNQRNRTYSSSGSSGGSHPSSSRSSSRENSGSGSVGVPIAVPTPAPPTVFPGAPQFYSMNRPAQQQPQNPQVGGSLPFRRPSSVTGQPNTAHHNQSQLNGGPHFAQNQGPHAPPPPSMQITPQLPLMGFVARVQETISDVPPPPPPSDEPVFEEPTPPPPPPEDYEDEEEEEESAVVEYTDPYAEEDPPWAPRNYLEKVVAIYDYSRDKEDELSFQEGAIIYVIKKNDDGWFEGVMNGTTGLFPGNYVESIMHYAD
- the abi2b gene encoding abl interactor 2b isoform X9 — its product is MAELQMLLEEEIPAGRGALLDSFTNLERVAEYCESNYVQSPDKQRALEETKNYTTQSLASVAYLINTLANNVLQMLDIQASQLRRMESSINHISQTVDIHKEKVARREIGILTTNKNTSRTHKIIAPANPERPVRYIRKPIDYSLLDDMGHGVKASAQNMKTGGGVLPRTNPPTQKPPSPPMSGKGTLGSSGSSGGSHPSSSRSSSRENSGSGSVGVPIAVPTPAPPTVFPGSAPLPPNTAKSPPNTATTPGPPPSVLDGPQQAPNPSVEIPPVPPPPPQLPASMAPSGTGPTSYGNPAQGAPQFYSMNRPAQQQPQNPQVGGSLPFRRPSSVTGQPNTAHHNQSQLNGGPHFAQNQAGPHAPPPPSMQITPQLPLMGFVARVQETISDVPPPPPPSDEPVFEEPTPPPPPPEDYEDEEEEEESAVVEYTDPYAEEDPPWAPRNYLEKVVAIYDYSRDKEDELSFQEGAIIYVIKKNDDGWFEGVMNGTTGLFPGNYVESIMHYAD